A region from the Helicoverpa armigera isolate CAAS_96S chromosome 6, ASM3070526v1, whole genome shotgun sequence genome encodes:
- the LOC110375494 gene encoding zinc finger protein SNAI2 — MLVEDSQTTRALMTKKYAHCPLKKRPVLVREERPATPPTTPPHPAHLATRLYYDYHCDTENDEPQNLSTKPEDLSKTGNYPSKASSPVSTTAVKVEPREWPQHQLEYLAACRARLEPAPAELARPTPQYAYLPTLYAPYPLEELYPAPPSQSPPAHPQLYAHHYSPASPPSSVSPPPCPEDLRSPGSVSSDSGISVSAPRRPRYQCPDCAKSYSTYSGLSKHQQYHCAAAEGSLARKSFSCKYCAKVYTSLGALKMHIRTHTLPCKCHLCGKAFSRPWLLQGHIRTHTGEKPFSCHHCRRAFADRSNLRAHLQTHSDVKKYSCSGCGKTFSRMSLLSKHLEGGCGVPGASPYEYRPEAMSSPHSHQSLPPPAPVHAY, encoded by the exons ATGCTCGTGGAGGATTCTCAGACCACTCGGGCTCTGATGACGAAGAAGTACGCACATTGTCCGCTGAAGAAGCGGCCGGTGCTGGTGCGGGAGGAGCGGCCTGCGACGCCGCCCACTACGCCGCCTCACCCCGCCCACCTCGCCACGCGACTTTACTACGATTATCATT GTGATACAGAAAACGATGAACCCCAAAATCTTAGTACGAAACCAGAAGATCTTTCCAAAACTGGTAACTACCCAAGCAAAGCTTCATCACCAGTCTCGACCACAGCAGTTAAGGTAGAACCTCGCGAATGGCCACAACATCAACTGGAGTACTTGGCTGCGTGCCGTGCTCGTCTTGAGCCCGCGCCGGCCGAGCTAGCGCGCCCCACGCCTCAGTACGCGTACCTGCCGACTCTGTACGCGCCCTACCCTCTGGAAGAGCTGTACCCGGCACCACCTTCACAGTCCCCACCTGCGCACCCCCAACTTTACGCTCACCACTACTCACCGGCCTCACCACCATCCTCTGTGTCACCACCGCCGTGCCCTGAAGACTTACGTTCACCCGGATCAGTCTCCTCCGACTCCGGTATATCAGTATCGGCACCACGACGCCCTCGCTACCAGTGCCCAGATTGTGCAAAGTCCTATTCTACTTATTCTGGGCTATCGAAGCATCAACAATACCACTGCGCCGCCGCCGAGGGCAGCCTTGCAAGAAAATCGTTCAGCTGCAAATACTGCGCCAAGGTGTACACATCTCTTGGAGCGCTTAAGATGCACATCAGAACTCACACCCTGCCCTGCAAGTGTCACCTGTGCGGCAAGGCGTTCTCCAGGCCGTGGTTGCTGCAGGGACACATCCGCACCCACACTGGGGAAAAGCCGTTCTCTTGTCATCATTGTCGTCGCGCTTTCGCCGACAGGTCGAACCTGCGCGCCCACCTACAAACTCATTCAgacgttaaaaaatattcttgttcCGGCTGCGGCAAGACGTTCTCTCGCATGTCCTTGTTGAGCAAGCACTTGGAGGGAGGCTGCGGAGTCCCCGGCGCTTCCCCGTACGAATACCGACCGGAGGCGATGTCCTCGCCGCACTCGCATCAGTCGCTCCCTCCGCCAGCTCCTGTCCATGCCTATTAA